The Rhododendron vialii isolate Sample 1 chromosome 6a, ASM3025357v1 genome includes a window with the following:
- the LOC131329899 gene encoding uncharacterized protein LOC131329899, which translates to MSNLVYVQFNVKLINKKAKKKEKDVLLASEATYAQGWIVEGGDDDEVEPGSGLTYELLATTMGVDEVFMPRRSGRNVGVREPRELHEEDFVSEDVSEEEENEEIDFESDGDQVLEGYGGEEIEEGDEL; encoded by the coding sequence ATGAGCAATCTAGTGTACGTCCAATTCAATGTCAAACTCATCAACAAgaaagcaaagaagaaggagaaagaTGTCCTACTTGCTAGCGAAGCAACGTATGCACAAGGATGGATTGTTGAaggtggtgatgatgatgaagtTGAGCCGGGTTCAGGACTTACATATGAGTTGCTTGCCACCACTATGGGAGTGGATGAAGTCTTTATGCCAAGAAGAAGTGGTAGAAATGTTGGAGTACGTGAGCCGCGAGAGCTACATGAAGAAGATTTTGTATCAGAAGATGTCTCCGAAGAGGAGGAAAATGAGGAGATTGACTTTGAGTCTGatggagatcaagttttggaggggtatggaggagaagagatagaggaaggagatgaactttga
- the LOC131328514 gene encoding uncharacterized protein LOC131328514, with protein MQKLKAVKDKLRVWNKEVFGDVKLALQQTETELHHFELLAEERQLSEVEKTSRCKTKSEFWRLFRLIESKFRRNMMGSIKANGRLEENPKEIKDAAVEYFCTNFKEEQRTRTTLGGVFIRKLSPLVSSDLEKQFDEGEIVSALKGCSSLKAPCFDGFNFSFIRKGWVDCPTRFKEFRPISMVGILDGVLIANEVIHSWKNRSQEASFSKLILREHMIM; from the exons ATGCAAAAGTTGAAAGCTGTTAAGGATAAGCTCAGAGTGTGGAATAAGGAAGTCTTTGGTGATGTTAAACTTGCTCTACAGCAAACTGAAACTGAGCTTCACCATTTTGAGTTATTAGCCGAAGAGAGACAACTTAGCGAGGTTGAAAAGACTTCAAGATGCAAAACCAAATCTGAATTTTGGAGACTCTTTCGCTTGATTGAATCCAA GTTTAGGAGGAATATGATGGGTTCAATTAAGGCTAATGGAAGATTAGAGGAAAATCCCAAGGAAATTAAAGATGCAGCTGTTGAATATTTTTGCACCAACTTCAAAGAGGAACAAAGAACTAGAACTACTTTAGGAGGGGTGTTTATCAGAAAACTTAGTCCCCTAGTATCTTCTGATTTGGAAAAGCAGTTTGATGAGGGAGAGATAGTCTCAGCTCTAAAAGGATGCAGTAGCCTTAAGGCACCATGCTTTGATGGCTTTAACTTCTCCTTTATCAGGAAAGGATGG GTTGATTGCCCTACTAGGTTTAAGGAGTTTAGACCAATTAGTATGGTGGGG ATCTTGGATGGTGTTCTAATAGCTAATGAAGTAATACATAGCTGGAAAAATAGGTCACAGGAGGCCTCATtctcaaaattgattttgagagaGCATATGATTATGTGA
- the LOC131329898 gene encoding uncharacterized protein LOC131329898, which translates to MDKYVSDINPGKKMTSGQQTISATLLKARSEKVKSFLARWVYEAGIPFHAIDNNSFAQFCEVVGHFGVVYQPPSQYKLREPLLKAEVERTKKCLKKQEEEWASTGCSIITDAWSDRKRRSIMNLCVNCKEGTTFLSSKETLDESHTGEYIFNYVDKCIEEVGPKNVVQVVMDNASNNMAAAELLKVKRPNIFWSSCATHTIHLMLEGIGKLPKFKGVIDKAKAFTIFIYAYHTTLALMRKATKKRDIVRLGVTRFATSFLTLKSLAEKKEALKVMVTSNE; encoded by the coding sequence ATGGATAAATATGTATCGGATATCAATCCTGGGAAGAAGATGACGTCGGGACAACAAACCATAAGTGCTACACTTTTGAAGGCTAGAAGTGAGAAAGTGAAAAGTTTCTTGGCTCGATGGGTGTATGAAGCCGGTATCCCATTTCATGCCATTGACAATAATAGCTTCGCTCAATTTTGTGAAGTGGTTGGTCATTTTGGCGTGGTCTACCAACCTCCAAGCCAATACAAATTAAGGGAGCCATTGTTGAAGGCGGAAGTGGAGAGAACCAAAAAATGTCTCAAGAAGCAAGAGGAAGAGTGGGCTTCAACGGGTTGTTCTATTATTACTGATGCTTGGAGCGatcgaaagaggagaagcatCATGAATTTGTGTGTCAATTGCAAGGAAGGGActacttttctttcttctaaGGAAACTTTGGATGAGTCGCACACGGGGGAATACATCTTCAACTATGTTGACAAGTGTATTGAAGAGGTTGGGCCAAAAAATGTAGTTCAAGTGGTGATGgacaatgcatcaaataacatGGCTGCGGCGGAGTTGTTGAAGGTCAAGAGGCCTAACATCTTTTGGAGCTCATGTGCCACGCACACCATACACCTTATGCTTGAAGGAATTGGTAAGCTACCAAAATTCAAAGGAGTTATAGATAAGGCAAAGGCCTTTACTATATTTATTTATGCTTACCATACGACTTTGGCATTGATGAGAAAAGCTACCAAAAAGAGAGATATAGTGAGGCTGGGTGTGACTAGATTTGCAACATCTTTCTTGACTTTGAAAAGTTTGGCGGAGAAGAAAGAAGCCTTGAAGGTAATGGTTACTAGCAATGAATGA